A stretch of Vulpes vulpes isolate BD-2025 chromosome 4, VulVul3, whole genome shotgun sequence DNA encodes these proteins:
- the CISD2 gene encoding CDGSH iron-sulfur domain-containing protein 2: MVLESVARIVKVQLPAYLKRLPVPESITGFARLTVSEWLRLLPFLGVLALLGYLAIRPFLPKKKQQKDSLINLKIQKENPKVVNEINIEDLCLTKAAYCRCWRSKTFPACDGSHNKHNELTGDNVGPLILKKKEV; encoded by the exons ATGGTGCTGGAGAGCGTGGCCCGCATCGTGAAGGTGCAGCTCCCGGCGTATCTAAAGCGGCTCCCTGTGCCCGAGAGCATTACCGGGTTCGCCCGGCTCACAG TTTCAGAATGGCTTCGGTTACTGCCTTTCCTCGGTGTACTTGCACTACTTGGCTACCTTGCAATTCGTCCATTCCTCCCgaagaaaaaacaacagaagGATAGCTTGAttaatcttaaaatacaaaaggaaaatccCAAAGTGGTGAATGAAATAAACATTGAAGATTTGTGTCTCACTAAAGCAGCTTACTGTAGGTGTTGGCGTTCTAAGACG tttCCTGCCTGTGATGGTTCACATAATAAACACAATGAATTGACAGGAGATAATGTGGGCCCACTaatactgaagaagaaagaagtataA